A region from the Cannabis sativa cultivar Pink pepper isolate KNU-18-1 chromosome 9, ASM2916894v1, whole genome shotgun sequence genome encodes:
- the LOC115724062 gene encoding probable linoleate 9S-lipoxygenase 5, giving the protein MGSGSSPGITHKVMQTFCMKDQKEETNHKKIQGEVVLMKKNILDLHDKSASLLDRIYELFGKGVSLHLISSVNPHPEHVDRGSHGNAAYLEKWITANTTITAKETCFNVFFDWEESMGIPGALMIKNNHHSQFFLKTITLKDVPGHGLVHFVCNSWVYPAHRYKYDRIFFSNKTYLPCKTPPLLHHYRQEELKNLRGNGTGELKEWDRVYDYDYYNDLGKPNKPKYARPVLGGSEEHPYPRRGRTGRKKYKKYPEIETRLPLLNLDIYVPRDERFGHVKFSDFLAYALKSLVQVLIPELKYLTNKTFNEFDSFKQVLELYDDEAKKPKGHTLSKIRECVPCELLREILRQEEGFRKLPMPDVIREDNSAWRTDEEFGREMLAGVNPVIIRRLEVFPPVSTLDATQYGKQDSTIIEEHIEAYMNGLTVSEAIEQNKLFILDHHDSLMPFLTLINSTDSKIYATRTLLLLQDDGTLKPLAIELSLPHPQGYEHGAVSKVFTPEEKGIGETIWQLAKAYVAVNDSGYHQLISHWLNTHAVIEPFIIATNRQLSVLHPIYKLLHPHFRDTMNINALARQTLINAGGILEMTVFPGKYAMEMSAVIYKNWVFTDHALPADLLKRGVAVEDSSGPHGLKLLIEDYPFAVDGLEIWSAIHTWVTEYCNIYYETDKMVKEDTELQSWWTEVRIEGHGDKKKEPWWPKMETISELINSCTIIIWIASALHAAVNFGQYPYAGYLPNRPTVSRRFMPEPGTPEYKELEMYPDVAYLKTITAQFQTLLGVSLIEVLSRHTGDEIYLGQRDTMKWTMDEEALKAFTRFGDRLREIENRITEMNSNGKWKNRVGPVKLPYTLLYPNTSGHPNEGLTGKGIPNSISI; this is encoded by the exons ATGGGTTCTGGTTCAAGTCCAGGAATTACACACAAAGTAATGCAAACATTTTGTATGAAAGACCAGAAAGAGGAAACGAATCACAAGAAGATCCAAGGAGAAGTTGTTTTAATGAAGAAGAACATTTTAGATTTACATGACAAGTCTGCTTCATTACTTGATCGAATCTATGAGCTCTTTGGCAAGGGTGTTTCTCTGCACCTTATCAGTTCTGTTAATCCTCATCCAG AGCATGTCGACAGGGGGAGCCATGGAAATGCAGCCTATTTAGAGAAATGGATCACCGCGAACACTACAATAACAGCGAAAGAAACTTGTTTCAATGTGTTCTTTGACTGGGAAGAAAGCATGGGAATTCCAGGAGCTTTAATGATAAAAAACAATCACCATAGCCAATTCTTCCTAAAAACAATCACTCTGAAAGATGTTCCAgggcatggtttagtacatttTGTCTGTAATTCCTGGGTTTACCCTGCACACCGTTACAAGTACGATAGAATATTTTTCTCAAACAAG ACTTACCTACCTTGTAAGACACCTCCGTTGTTGCACCACTACAGACAAGAAGAGCTAAAAAATCTAAGAGGCAATGGAACTGGTGAGCTCAAGGAGTGGGATAGAGTATATGACTATGACTACTACAATGATCTAGGGAAACCTAACAAGCCAAAGTATGCACGCCCAGTTCTTGGTGGATCAGAGGAACATCCCTACCCTCGAAGAGGAAGAACTGGTCGAAAAAAGTACAAAAAGT ATCCTGAAATTGAGACAAGATTGCCACTTTTGAATCTAGACATCTATGTTCCTAGAGATGAAAGGTTTGGACATGTGAAGTTTTCTGATTTTCTCGCTTATGCATTGAAGTCCCTGGTCCAAGTATTGATCccggagttaaaatatttgacTAACAAAACTTTTAACGAGTTTGACTCCTTCAAACAAGTATTGGAACTGTATGATGATGAAGCCAAGAAACCAAAAGGGCATACACTAAGTAAAATAAGAGAATGCGTACCTTGTGAGTTACTCAGGGAAATTCTTCGTCAAGAGGAGGGTTTTCGCAAGCTTCCCATGCCTGATGTGATCAGAG AGGATAATAGTGCTTGGAGAACAGATGAGGAGTTTGGACGTGAAATGCTGGCAGGAGTGAACCCTGTCATCATTCGTCGTCTCGaa GTGTTTCCCCCTGTCAGTACTCTAGATGCTACACAATATGGGAAGCAAGACAGTACAATAATAGAAGAACACATAGAGGCTTACATGAATGGCCTCACTGTATCAGAA GCAATTGAGCAGAACAAGTTATTCATTTTGGATCATCATGATTCTCTAATGCCATTCCTCACACTAATAAACTCAACCGATTCCAAAATTTATGCTACCAGAACACTCCTTCTTCTACAAGATGATGGAACATTGAAACCACTGGCAATTGAATTGAGCCTACCTCATCCTCAAGGGTATGAACATGGAGCTGTCAGCAAAGTTTTCACTCCGGAAGAAAAAGGCATTGGAGAAACCATTTGGCAGCTAGCTAAAGCTTATGTTGCTGTAAATGACTCTGGCTACCATCAACTAATTAGCCATTG GTTGAACACCCATGCTGTAATTGAGCCTTTTATCATTGCAACAAATAGACAACTAAGTGTTCTCCACCCAATATACAAGCTCCTCCATCCCCACTTCAGAGATACCATGAATATTAACGCACTAGCTAGGCAAACCCTCATTAATGCCGGTGGTATACTAGAAATGACAGTTTTCCCAGGAAAATACGCCATGGAAATGTCTGCTGTTATATACAAGAACTGGGTTTTCACGGATCACGCTCTGCCTGCTGATCTCCTCAAGAG AGGAGTGGCGGTTGAAGACTCCAGCGGTCCCCATGGCCTAAAACTTCTTATTGAGGATTACCCATTTGCGGTAGATGGACTAGAAATCTGGTCAGCAATCCATACTTGGGTAACCGAATACTGCAACATCTACTACGAAACAGATAAAATGGTCAAAGAAGACACTGAGCTCCAATCATGGTGGACCGAGGTCCGAATAGAAGGCCACGGAGACAAGAAAAAGGAGCCATGGTGGCCCAAAATGGAGACCATATCCGAACTCATCAACTCCTGCACCATAATCATATGGATCGCATCTGCCCTCCACGCGGCAGTGAATTTTGGGCAATACCCATATGCAGGGTACCTCCCAAACCGGCCAACCGTGAGTCGGCGGTTCATGCCAGAACCAGGCACACCAGAGTACAAAGAGTTGGAAATGTACCCAGATGTGGCGTATTTGAAAACCATTACTGCTCAGTTTCAAACCCTACTAGGAGTTTCGTTGATTGAGGTACTGTCACGGCACACAGGGGATGAGATTTATCTGGGTCAGAGAGACACAATGAAGTGGACTATGGACGAAGAAGCATTGAAAGCTTTTACAAGATTCGGTGACAGGCTAAGGGAAATAGAGAACAGAATCACAGAGATGAACAGTAATGGGAAATGGAAGAACAGAGTTGGGCCTGTGAAACTACCCTACACTTTGCTATATCCCAACACTTCGGGTCATCCCAACGAAGGACTCACCGGGAAAGGCATTCCGAACAGTATTTCCATATAA